In a single window of the Rattus norvegicus strain BN/NHsdMcwi chromosome 6, GRCr8, whole genome shotgun sequence genome:
- the Fam177a1 gene encoding protein FAM177A1, translating to MDRESGCAATGETEAAAAAAFGDTTRQLSNERGFENVELGVMGKKKKVPRRVIHFVSGETMEEYSTDEDEVDGLDKKDVLPTVDPTKLPWGPYFWFYMLRAATSTLSVCDFLGEKIASVLGISTPKYQYAIDEYYRMKKEEEEEEEENRMSEEAERQYQQNKQQADSMVQTDQPETVVSSSFVNINFEMEEDCEAIKENKQHPVSVPP from the exons ATGGACCGGGAGTCGGGATGCGCGGCGACGGGAGAAACCGAGGCAGCGGCCGCCGCGGCGTTCGGAGACACAACACGACAG CTGAGTAACGAAAGAGGCTTTGAGAATGTAGAACTGGGAGTCatggggaaaaagaagaaagtccCAAGGAGGGTCATCCACTTCGTCAGcggagagaccatggaggagtacAGCACCGATGAGGATGAGGTCGACGGCCTGGACAAGAAAGATGTGCTGCCCACTGTCGACCCG ACAAAACTTCCCTGGGGCCCCTACTTCTGGTTTTACATGCTGCGGGCCGCCACATCAACCCTCTCAG TGTGTGACTTTCTTGGAGAGAAGATTGCTTCAGTTTTGGGCATCAGCACCCCAAAATACCAGTATGCCATTGATGAGTATTACCGGATGAAGAAGGAG gaagaggaggaagaagaagaaaacaggatgtcagaggaagcagaaagacaatACCAACAAAACAAGCAGCAGGCTGATTCCATGGTACAGACAGATCAACCAGAGACAGTAGTGTCCAGTTCATTTGTGAACATTAATTTTGAGATGGAGGAAGACTGCGAAGCaattaaggaaaacaaacaacatcCAGTCTCTGTCCCACCATAG